From a region of the Neobacillus niacini genome:
- the pyrE gene encoding orotate phosphoribosyltransferase, which translates to MKKVIAEKLLTINAVALKPNEPFTWTSGLRSPIYCDNRLTLSYPEVRKAIAQGLQAIILEKYPAAEVIAGTATAGIPHAAWVSDLLNLPMCYVRSKAKGHGKGNQIEGKVEKGQKVVVVEDLISTGGSVITAVQALREAGCEVLGVVSIFTYGLEKGKEAFEQEDIQSESLTDFANLVEVAIEKGYISKNDQESLLSWSVAPAEWSKRFE; encoded by the coding sequence ATGAAAAAAGTAATAGCAGAAAAATTATTAACGATAAATGCGGTAGCTTTGAAACCTAACGAGCCATTTACATGGACTTCAGGATTACGCTCGCCAATCTATTGTGACAACCGCCTGACTCTTTCTTATCCGGAAGTAAGAAAAGCTATCGCACAAGGTCTGCAGGCTATAATTCTTGAGAAATACCCAGCTGCAGAAGTTATTGCTGGTACTGCAACTGCGGGGATTCCACACGCAGCTTGGGTTAGTGATTTATTAAACTTACCAATGTGTTACGTTCGTTCGAAAGCAAAAGGTCATGGCAAAGGTAACCAGATAGAGGGCAAAGTAGAAAAAGGCCAGAAGGTTGTTGTGGTGGAAGATTTAATTTCCACAGGAGGCAGTGTCATTACAGCTGTTCAGGCACTTAGAGAAGCTGGATGTGAAGTGCTTGGAGTAGTTTCCATTTTTACATATGGACTGGAAAAGGGGAAGGAAGCATTCGAACAAGAAGATATTCAAAGTGAATCGCTTACGGATTTTGCAAATCTAGTTGAGGTTGCCATTGAAAAGGGCTACATCAGCAAAAATGATCAAGAAAGCTTACTGTCATGGAGCGTGGCACCAGCTGAATGGAGTAAGAGATTTGAATAA
- the pyrF gene encoding orotidine-5'-phosphate decarboxylase, which yields MDNSLIIALDFANRNEVEQFLQPFNGKQLFVKVGMELFYQEGPEIVHYLKGNGHRIFLDLKLHDIPNTVKSAMKGLARLECDLVNVHAAGGKEMMRAALEGLDEGTAAGRMRPACIAVTQLTSTSEVQMNKEQLISVPLETSVLHYASLAKAAGLDGVVCSAWEAKPIRETLGDSFYTVTPGIRMEEDNMGDQKRIATPEFARDAGVSSIVVGRSITRSTDPVNSYEKWLDAWRRVQL from the coding sequence ATGGACAACTCGCTTATCATCGCGCTTGATTTTGCGAATCGTAATGAGGTAGAGCAATTTTTACAGCCATTTAATGGGAAGCAGCTGTTTGTAAAGGTTGGAATGGAGCTGTTTTATCAGGAAGGTCCTGAAATTGTTCATTATTTAAAAGGTAATGGTCATCGTATTTTTCTAGATTTAAAGCTTCATGACATTCCCAATACTGTAAAAAGTGCAATGAAGGGTCTTGCAAGGCTGGAATGCGACCTTGTCAACGTACACGCTGCAGGCGGTAAAGAAATGATGCGTGCTGCTTTAGAGGGATTAGATGAAGGGACCGCAGCTGGAAGAATGCGTCCAGCATGTATTGCAGTTACCCAGCTCACAAGTACATCCGAAGTCCAAATGAATAAAGAACAGCTCATTTCTGTTCCACTCGAAACATCCGTTCTTCATTATGCTTCTCTTGCAAAAGCAGCTGGTTTAGATGGAGTCGTTTGCTCAGCATGGGAGGCAAAACCGATTCGTGAAACATTGGGTGACAGTTTTTATACAGTTACTCCAGGTATACGAATGGAAGAAGATAATATGGGAGACCAGAAACGAATCGCCACTCCTGAATTTGCAAGGGATGCTGGTGTGTCGTCGATCGTGGTAGGTCGTTCCATCACAAGATCAACTGATCCAGTAAACAGCTACGAAAAATGGTTAGATGCATGGAGGAGAGTTCAACTATGA
- a CDS encoding dihydroorotate dehydrogenase codes for MSRLNIQLPGLNLKNPIMPASGCFGFGREYSQFYDLSKLGAIMIKATTVEPRFGNPTPRVAETSSGMLNAIGLQNPGLEKVLSNELPWLSQYDVPIIANVAGSLEEDYIEVADQISKASNVHSLELNISCPNVKTGGIAFGTIPEVAKQLTRKVKEVSEVPVYVKLSPNVTNIVEMAKAVEDGGADGLTMINTLVGMRLDLKTGKPILANRTGGLSGPAIKPVALRMIYEVSQAVNIPIIGMGGIESAEDVIEFFYAGASAVAVGTANFVDPFVCPTIIDELPSLLEQLGYEHISECRGRSWQEHGQLAYHRA; via the coding sequence ATGAGCAGACTGAATATACAGTTACCTGGCTTAAACTTAAAGAACCCAATCATGCCTGCTTCAGGATGCTTTGGATTTGGAAGAGAATATAGCCAATTCTATGACTTAAGTAAACTGGGTGCGATTATGATTAAAGCCACGACAGTGGAACCTCGGTTCGGCAATCCAACACCGAGAGTTGCCGAAACATCCTCAGGAATGCTTAACGCAATCGGACTGCAAAATCCGGGTTTGGAAAAAGTATTAAGCAATGAACTTCCATGGTTATCGCAGTATGATGTCCCGATTATTGCCAACGTTGCAGGATCATTGGAAGAAGACTACATTGAGGTGGCAGACCAAATCTCGAAAGCTTCCAATGTTCATTCCTTAGAATTGAATATTTCCTGCCCGAATGTAAAAACAGGAGGAATCGCTTTTGGAACGATTCCGGAGGTTGCAAAGCAGTTAACCAGGAAAGTAAAAGAAGTTTCCGAAGTTCCGGTCTATGTCAAACTGTCACCGAACGTAACCAATATTGTCGAAATGGCCAAAGCAGTGGAAGATGGTGGAGCGGATGGTTTAACGATGATCAACACGCTTGTAGGAATGAGGCTGGATCTTAAAACAGGTAAACCGATATTAGCCAATCGTACAGGCGGTCTATCCGGACCGGCGATTAAACCGGTCGCACTACGGATGATTTATGAAGTTAGTCAGGCAGTAAATATCCCGATTATTGGGATGGGCGGTATTGAGTCTGCTGAAGATGTAATTGAATTCTTCTATGCCGGTGCAAGTGCCGTTGCCGTTGGTACAGCAAATTTTGTGGACCCGTTCGTGTGTCCAACCATTATTGATGAATTACCATCGTTATTGGAGCAATTAGGCTATGAACACATCAGTGAATGCAGGGGAAGGAGCTGGCAGGAGCATGGACAACTCGCTTATCATCGCGCTTGA
- a CDS encoding dihydroorotate dehydrogenase electron transfer subunit has translation MIKKELCKIISQKEIAQDIFQLNVEADFVNEINAPGQFVHIRVAKALDPLLRRPISISSVDKRNSQFTMIYRKEGKGTTLLAEKGPGMLLDILGPLGNGFPVNEVKAGETALLVGGGIGVPPLYELSKQLTAKGVKVIHVLGFQTESAVFYEKEFLEYGDTYITTVDGSYGKKGFVTDVIKELDFDCLYTCGPTPMLKAIEKQYSHKKVFLSLEERMGCGVGACFACVCKTSNELDDVSYKKVCSDGPVFRAGEVLI, from the coding sequence TTGATAAAAAAGGAATTATGCAAAATCATCTCCCAAAAAGAAATTGCACAAGATATTTTTCAACTAAATGTTGAAGCAGATTTCGTGAATGAGATTAACGCACCTGGACAGTTCGTGCATATTCGGGTTGCAAAAGCACTAGATCCGCTGTTGAGAAGACCGATTAGTATCTCTTCTGTTGATAAGCGTAACTCTCAATTTACGATGATTTATCGCAAAGAAGGAAAAGGGACTACACTACTTGCTGAGAAAGGCCCGGGAATGCTGCTAGATATTCTCGGTCCCTTAGGCAATGGTTTTCCTGTCAATGAGGTCAAAGCAGGGGAAACTGCTTTACTTGTTGGCGGCGGGATTGGCGTTCCACCGTTATATGAACTTTCAAAGCAGCTGACCGCAAAAGGAGTAAAGGTGATCCATGTCCTTGGTTTCCAGACAGAATCTGCTGTATTTTATGAAAAAGAGTTTTTAGAATATGGGGACACTTATATTACAACAGTGGACGGTTCTTACGGGAAAAAAGGTTTTGTTACCGATGTTATTAAAGAGCTAGATTTTGATTGTTTATATACTTGCGGCCCAACACCAATGCTAAAAGCAATTGAAAAACAGTATTCTCATAAGAAAGTGTTTCTATCGTTAGAAGAAAGAATGGGCTGCGGGGTAGGAGCATGCTTTGCGTGTGTATGCAAAACAAGCAATGAGCTTGATGATGTATCCTATAAAAAAGTTTGCAGTGATGGCCCAGTTTTCCGTGCCGGGGAGGTATTAATATGA
- the carB gene encoding carbamoyl-phosphate synthase large subunit has product MPKRTDINSILVIGSGPIVIGQAAEFDYAGTQACIALKEEGYRVILVNSNPATIMTDTEIADAVYIEPLTEEFVSRIIRKERPDALLATLGGQTGLNLAVELSKSGVLEECEVEILGTKLSAIKQAEDRDLFRSLMNELGEPVPDSEIIHELAEAHAFVEKIGFPVIVRPAYTLGGTGGGICHNAEELDEIVTSGLKHSPVTQCLLEKSIAGYKEIEYEVMRDGNDNAIVVCNMENIDPVGVHTGDSIVVAPSQTLSDREYQLLRNVSLKIIRALGIEGGCNVQLALDPYSFNYFIIEVNPRVSRSSALASKATGYPIAKLAAKIAVGLTLDEMLNPVTGKTYASFEPALDYIVTKIPRWPFDKFESGNRSLGTQMKATGEVMAIGRTFEESLLKAIRSLEAGVYHFELNGAEEINDELLEKRICKAGDERLFYIAEALKRGITVETIHQWSQIDLFFLNKFQGIIDLETKLASNQMDIDILKEAKQKGFSDKTIAQLWNQKEQDIYSLRKDLGMIPVYKMVDTCAAEFESETPYYYGTYEEENESIVTDRQSVIVLGSGPIRIGQGIEFDYATVHSVKAIKEAGYEAIIINNNPETVSTDFSISDKLYFEPLTIEDVMSIIDLENPLGVVVQFGGQTAINLAAKLEENGVKILGTSLEDLDRAENRDKFEQALVQLDIPMPLGKTALSVSEAVEIANEIGYPVLVRPSYVLGGRAMEIVYREEELLHYMENAVKINPEHPVLIDRYLTGKEIEVDAICDGENVLIPGIMEHIERAGVHSGDSIAVYPPQTLSERIKQTLVEYTEKMAKGLNIVGLLNIQYVISKDQVYVLEVNPRSSRTVPFLSKITNVPMAKIATKAILGVSIVEQGYTPGIVPEKNGVYVKVPVFSFAKLRSVDITLGPEMKSTGEVMGKDSTLEKALYKGLVASGMNIQKFGTVLFTVADKDKQESLKLAKRFAANGYSLMATGGTAAVLQSAGLPVKVIGKIGSEGKTLLDVIHNGEAQFIVNTLTKGKQPERDGFRIRREAVENGVPCLTSLDTADAILKVIESMNFSAEAMAVEEKEVVFA; this is encoded by the coding sequence ATGCCAAAACGTACTGATATAAACTCCATTTTAGTGATTGGTTCAGGACCAATTGTCATCGGCCAGGCAGCAGAATTTGATTATGCAGGCACCCAGGCTTGTATTGCTCTTAAAGAAGAAGGTTATCGTGTTATACTTGTAAACTCTAATCCTGCGACAATTATGACAGATACAGAGATTGCGGACGCTGTATATATCGAACCATTAACGGAGGAATTTGTAAGCAGAATTATTCGCAAAGAACGTCCAGACGCCCTTTTGGCTACTCTTGGCGGTCAAACTGGTCTGAATCTAGCTGTTGAGTTATCAAAATCAGGAGTCTTAGAAGAGTGTGAAGTGGAGATTTTAGGAACAAAGTTATCAGCCATTAAACAAGCTGAGGACCGTGATTTATTCCGCAGTCTAATGAATGAACTTGGTGAACCTGTGCCAGATAGTGAAATCATCCATGAATTAGCGGAAGCACATGCATTTGTTGAAAAAATCGGATTTCCTGTCATTGTTCGCCCTGCTTATACACTTGGCGGAACAGGCGGCGGAATCTGCCATAATGCAGAAGAGTTGGATGAAATCGTTACGAGCGGTTTAAAGCATAGCCCTGTAACCCAATGTTTACTTGAGAAAAGCATTGCCGGTTATAAAGAAATCGAATACGAAGTAATGCGTGACGGAAATGACAATGCCATTGTTGTATGTAATATGGAAAACATTGATCCTGTGGGCGTTCATACAGGAGACTCGATTGTCGTAGCTCCAAGCCAAACATTAAGTGACAGAGAATATCAGCTATTAAGAAATGTTTCTCTGAAAATCATTCGTGCACTAGGAATAGAAGGCGGCTGTAATGTTCAGTTGGCACTAGACCCATATAGCTTTAACTACTTTATTATCGAAGTAAATCCAAGGGTAAGCCGGTCTTCGGCACTTGCTTCAAAAGCAACTGGTTATCCGATTGCTAAACTTGCTGCAAAAATTGCAGTAGGTTTAACGCTAGATGAAATGCTTAATCCTGTAACAGGAAAAACATATGCAAGCTTTGAACCTGCTCTTGACTATATCGTTACAAAAATTCCGAGATGGCCATTTGATAAGTTTGAATCAGGAAACCGTTCACTTGGAACGCAAATGAAAGCTACTGGAGAAGTAATGGCAATTGGAAGAACCTTTGAAGAATCTTTATTAAAAGCAATCCGCTCATTAGAAGCTGGTGTCTACCATTTTGAATTAAATGGAGCAGAAGAAATCAATGATGAATTATTAGAAAAACGAATTTGCAAAGCCGGAGATGAGAGACTCTTTTACATCGCTGAAGCACTGAAGCGAGGGATCACGGTAGAAACCATCCATCAATGGAGCCAGATAGACTTATTTTTCTTAAATAAGTTCCAGGGAATTATCGATTTAGAAACAAAACTTGCTTCGAATCAAATGGATATAGATATCCTTAAGGAAGCGAAGCAAAAAGGCTTCTCTGATAAAACGATCGCCCAGCTTTGGAATCAAAAGGAACAGGATATATACAGTCTACGTAAAGATTTAGGTATGATTCCAGTATATAAAATGGTAGATACATGTGCAGCTGAATTTGAGTCAGAAACACCTTACTACTATGGAACATACGAGGAAGAAAATGAATCGATTGTAACAGACAGACAAAGTGTCATTGTACTTGGTTCTGGTCCAATCCGTATCGGCCAGGGGATTGAGTTTGATTACGCAACGGTTCATTCTGTTAAAGCAATAAAAGAAGCTGGTTATGAAGCGATAATTATTAATAATAATCCAGAAACAGTTTCGACTGATTTCAGTATCTCCGATAAGCTTTACTTTGAACCACTAACGATTGAGGATGTAATGAGTATTATTGATTTAGAAAACCCTCTAGGTGTAGTCGTACAATTTGGCGGGCAAACAGCGATTAATCTTGCTGCAAAATTAGAGGAAAATGGGGTAAAAATTCTCGGAACAAGCCTAGAGGATTTGGATCGTGCAGAGAACAGGGATAAATTTGAACAAGCCCTTGTACAACTCGATATTCCAATGCCTCTAGGAAAAACTGCATTATCTGTTTCAGAGGCAGTTGAAATTGCCAATGAAATCGGCTACCCAGTCCTTGTGCGCCCATCGTATGTACTCGGAGGCAGAGCAATGGAGATTGTCTATCGTGAAGAAGAACTGCTTCATTATATGGAAAATGCGGTTAAAATCAATCCTGAACATCCAGTTTTAATTGACCGCTACTTAACTGGAAAAGAAATAGAAGTAGACGCGATCTGTGATGGTGAAAATGTGTTGATACCAGGAATTATGGAGCATATTGAACGTGCTGGGGTCCATTCCGGGGATTCGATTGCCGTTTACCCGCCACAGACACTTTCAGAAAGAATCAAACAAACACTCGTTGAATACACAGAAAAAATGGCGAAAGGTCTAAACATTGTTGGACTGTTGAATATTCAGTATGTCATTTCAAAGGATCAAGTATATGTCCTTGAAGTCAATCCGCGTTCAAGCCGTACGGTTCCATTCTTAAGCAAAATTACGAATGTTCCAATGGCTAAAATTGCGACAAAAGCAATCTTAGGAGTTTCCATTGTGGAGCAAGGCTATACACCTGGGATCGTTCCTGAAAAGAATGGAGTGTATGTAAAAGTTCCAGTTTTCTCCTTTGCAAAATTAAGAAGTGTTGATATCACGCTTGGACCGGAAATGAAATCAACCGGTGAAGTAATGGGAAAAGATAGTACCCTTGAAAAAGCACTATATAAAGGCTTAGTTGCCTCAGGTATGAACATTCAAAAGTTTGGTACGGTATTGTTTACAGTTGCGGATAAAGATAAACAAGAATCATTAAAGCTTGCTAAGAGATTTGCTGCAAACGGCTACAGCTTAATGGCGACAGGTGGTACAGCTGCAGTTCTTCAGTCTGCTGGTCTGCCCGTTAAGGTCATTGGGAAAATTGGCTCAGAAGGCAAAACGCTGCTAGATGTTATTCATAATGGCGAGGCCCAGTTCATTGTCAACACACTTACAAAAGGTAAGCAGCCTGAACGCGATGGCTTTAGAATTCGTCGTGAAGCAGTTGAAAATGGAGTTCCATGCTTAACTTCATTAGATACAGCAGACGCCATTCTTAAAGTAATCGAATCCATGAATTTTTCGGCAGAAGCCATGGCAGTAGAGGAAAAGGAGGTTGTTTTTGCTTGA
- a CDS encoding carbamoyl phosphate synthase small subunit translates to MKAQLILEDGTIFIGDGFGSHMDTIGEVVFNTGMTGYQEILSDPSYCGQIVMLTYPLIGNYGINRDDFETINPAVKGFIVKEAAEFPSNWRSEFTMDEYFKMKNIPGIAGIDTRKLTRIIRQYGTLKGAICSIESDPSEVISKLRQTKLPIDQVRRVSTKNSYPSPGRGKRIVLVDFGMKHGILRELNKRNCDVVVVPYHTTADEILQLRPDGIMLSNGPGDPKDVPEAIHMIKQLLGLVPIFGICLGHQLFALACGANTVKMKFGHRGSNHPVKDLTTGKIAITAQNHGFTVEEKSLQDTRLAVTHIALNDGTVEGLKHLDYPAFTVQYHPEASPGPEDANHLFDQFLAMIEDQKQEVSTTCQNVLI, encoded by the coding sequence ATGAAAGCACAGCTAATTTTAGAAGATGGAACGATTTTTATCGGCGATGGTTTTGGAAGTCATATGGATACAATCGGAGAAGTCGTCTTTAATACAGGAATGACAGGCTATCAAGAAATACTTTCAGACCCATCTTATTGTGGGCAAATTGTTATGCTGACGTACCCACTAATTGGAAACTATGGAATCAACCGAGACGATTTTGAAACCATTAACCCTGCAGTGAAAGGTTTTATTGTGAAGGAAGCTGCAGAATTCCCTTCCAATTGGAGAAGTGAATTTACGATGGATGAGTATTTTAAAATGAAAAATATCCCTGGAATTGCGGGGATTGATACACGTAAATTAACAAGAATTATTCGTCAATATGGAACATTAAAAGGGGCTATCTGCTCGATTGAAAGTGATCCAAGTGAAGTAATTAGTAAACTAAGACAGACGAAGCTGCCGATTGACCAAGTGAGAAGAGTCTCTACAAAGAATTCTTATCCAAGCCCAGGCAGAGGAAAAAGAATTGTGCTTGTTGACTTCGGGATGAAACACGGTATTTTAAGAGAATTAAATAAACGTAATTGTGATGTGGTCGTGGTTCCATACCATACAACAGCGGATGAAATCCTGCAATTACGACCAGACGGAATTATGCTTTCCAACGGACCTGGGGATCCAAAGGATGTCCCAGAAGCAATTCATATGATTAAGCAGTTATTAGGCTTAGTACCGATATTTGGTATATGCCTTGGACATCAATTATTTGCATTAGCATGTGGTGCTAATACAGTCAAAATGAAATTCGGTCACAGAGGTTCTAACCATCCTGTTAAAGATTTAACAACAGGGAAAATCGCGATTACAGCACAAAACCATGGATTTACGGTTGAAGAAAAGTCATTACAAGATACTAGACTGGCAGTTACCCATATCGCCCTAAATGATGGAACAGTCGAAGGTTTAAAGCATTTAGATTATCCTGCTTTTACTGTTCAATACCACCCAGAAGCGTCACCAGGACCTGAAGACGCCAACCATTTATTCGATCAGTTTCTTGCGATGATTGAAGATCAAAAACAGGAGGTTTCCACAACATGCCAAAACGTACTGATATAA
- a CDS encoding dihydroorotase, whose translation MKLLIQNASYIAFNGEKTKADILIEDGKIVKIAKEIEAETDRKINADGLLVSPGFIDLHVHLREPGGEKKETIATGTRAAARGGYTTLAAMPNTRPVPDSVEQMEWVQNRIQETASVRVLPYASITVRQLGRDLTDFEGLKNAGAFAFTDDGVGVQSADMMLKAMKKAAAANMAIVAHCEEDTLINKGCVHEGSFSRRNGLNGIPSVCESVQIARDVLLAEAAGCHYHVCHVSTKESVRVIRDAKRAGIKVTAEVTPHHLLLTQDDIPDNLDPNFKMNPPLRDQADREALLEGLLDGTIDFIATDHAPHTNEEKNEGIELAPFGIVGLETAFPLLYTHFVLKNIMSLEQLIGFMTTKPAEAFSLPFGTLKVGAPADIVLVNLEEERVINPQEFLSKGKNTPFTGWNCKGWPEMTICNGQVVWEKGRVTV comes from the coding sequence ATGAAACTACTTATTCAGAACGCCAGCTACATAGCATTTAACGGCGAAAAGACAAAGGCCGATATTTTAATAGAAGATGGAAAAATTGTAAAGATTGCTAAAGAAATAGAAGCAGAAACAGATCGAAAAATTAATGCGGACGGATTGCTGGTTTCTCCAGGATTTATCGATTTACATGTCCATCTTCGTGAGCCAGGGGGCGAGAAGAAAGAAACCATTGCAACTGGTACACGTGCAGCAGCTAGAGGTGGTTATACAACACTAGCAGCAATGCCGAATACAAGACCTGTTCCAGATTCAGTCGAACAAATGGAATGGGTACAAAACAGAATACAAGAAACAGCAAGTGTCCGAGTTTTACCTTATGCTTCGATCACGGTTAGACAGCTTGGAAGGGATTTAACAGATTTTGAGGGGTTGAAAAATGCTGGAGCATTTGCATTTACCGATGATGGTGTCGGTGTACAATCTGCAGATATGATGTTAAAAGCAATGAAGAAGGCAGCTGCAGCGAACATGGCTATTGTGGCACATTGTGAAGAAGACACATTAATAAATAAAGGCTGTGTCCATGAGGGTTCCTTTTCCAGAAGGAATGGATTAAATGGAATTCCCTCAGTTTGTGAATCTGTTCAAATTGCAAGGGATGTCCTGCTTGCAGAAGCAGCAGGGTGCCATTATCACGTTTGCCATGTCAGCACAAAAGAATCCGTTCGTGTGATAAGAGATGCTAAAAGAGCTGGGATTAAAGTGACTGCAGAAGTCACGCCACACCATTTATTATTAACTCAAGATGATATCCCAGATAATCTTGACCCTAATTTTAAAATGAATCCACCGCTACGCGATCAAGCTGACCGAGAGGCGTTACTTGAAGGATTATTGGACGGCACAATCGATTTTATAGCAACTGATCATGCACCACATACAAATGAAGAAAAAAATGAAGGAATAGAGCTTGCTCCTTTTGGGATTGTCGGGTTAGAAACTGCTTTTCCCCTTCTATATACACATTTTGTCTTAAAGAACATCATGAGTCTTGAACAGTTAATTGGTTTTATGACAACAAAACCAGCAGAGGCATTTTCTCTACCTTTTGGAACCCTTAAAGTAGGAGCACCTGCAGACATTGTATTAGTAAATCTTGAGGAAGAAAGAGTAATTAATCCACAAGAATTTCTATCTAAAGGGAAAAACACACCATTTACTGGCTGGAATTGTAAGGGTTGGCCGGAAATGACGATTTGTAACGGGCAAGTAGTTTGGGAAAAAGGACGTGTAACAGTATGA
- a CDS encoding aspartate carbamoyltransferase catalytic subunit has protein sequence MLNHLLTTNELKVEEIYQILTEAQRFADGAQWSPEAQMFSANLFFEASTRTKSSFEVAERRLGLKVIPFEVQTSSVQKGETLYDTVKTLESIGVNTVVIRHGQDRYFDELVGKINIPIINGGDGCGHHPTQSLLDLLTIYQEFGTFTGLKIAIIGDIRHSRVARSNADTLTRLGADVIFSGPNEWFDHHSLSAARFRPIDEAIVEADVVMLLRVQHERHQKKGSYTAADYHRQFGLTLEREKMMKPHSIIMHPAPVNRNVEISDSLVECKRSRIFKQMENGVFVRMAVLKRSLESLKGVYGNETTYSERQLHSI, from the coding sequence ATGTTAAATCACTTGCTAACCACAAACGAGCTTAAAGTTGAAGAGATCTATCAAATTTTAACAGAGGCGCAGCGCTTCGCTGATGGAGCGCAGTGGAGTCCAGAAGCACAAATGTTTTCTGCTAACTTATTTTTCGAGGCAAGTACAAGAACAAAATCGAGTTTTGAAGTGGCTGAGAGAAGATTAGGGCTAAAGGTCATTCCATTTGAAGTCCAAACTTCCAGCGTTCAAAAAGGAGAAACACTCTACGATACCGTAAAAACATTGGAATCAATTGGCGTTAACACGGTTGTTATTCGCCATGGGCAAGATCGTTACTTTGATGAACTCGTTGGAAAAATTAATATCCCGATCATTAATGGAGGAGATGGCTGTGGTCATCATCCTACCCAGTCTCTTTTAGACCTTTTAACCATCTATCAGGAGTTTGGCACTTTTACAGGCTTGAAAATAGCCATTATTGGTGACATCAGGCACAGCAGAGTTGCACGTTCAAATGCAGATACCCTGACAAGATTAGGTGCGGATGTTATTTTCTCAGGACCAAATGAATGGTTTGACCATCATAGTCTAAGTGCGGCACGATTTAGACCCATTGATGAGGCAATTGTGGAGGCTGATGTGGTTATGCTCCTGCGCGTTCAGCATGAACGGCACCAAAAGAAGGGGAGCTACACAGCTGCGGATTACCATAGACAATTTGGGCTTACATTAGAAAGAGAGAAGATGATGAAGCCCCACAGTATCATTATGCACCCAGCACCAGTAAATCGAAATGTTGAGATATCTGATAGCTTAGTAGAATGCAAACGTTCAAGAATCTTCAAGCAAATGGAAAATGGTGTATTTGTAAGAATGGCTGTATTAAAGAGGTCACTAGAAAGTTTAAAAGGAGTGTATGGAAATGAAACTACTTATTCAGAACGCCAGCTACATAGCATTTAA